In one Amia ocellicauda isolate fAmiCal2 chromosome 2, fAmiCal2.hap1, whole genome shotgun sequence genomic region, the following are encoded:
- the rpl7 gene encoding large ribosomal subunit protein uL30, translating into MQACRQPATTSCTGLWTPALSPLCACVLASFTVVIMAGEEGKKVPAVPESLLKKRKAFAAMKAQRIKKMLTEKKTRKTTRKLIYKRAEQYHKEYRQMYRREIRLSRMARKVGNYYVPAEPKLAFVIRIRGINGVSPKVRKVLQLLRLRQIFNGVFVKLNKASINMLRIAEPYIAWGYPNLKSVRELIYKRGYGKIRKQRIALTDNDMIQKSLGKYGIICVEDLIHEIYTVGKNFKGANNFLWPFKLSSPRGGMNKKTTHFVEGGDAGNREDQINRMIRRMN; encoded by the exons ATGCAGGCATGTAGACAGCCAGCCACCACTTCCTGTACGGGCTTGTGGACCCCGGCTTTAAGTCCGCTCTGCGCATGCGTATTAGCCTCTTTTACGGTGGTCATAATGGCGGGTGAAGA AGGGAAGAAGGTCCCAGCAGTGCCCGAGAGCCTTTTGAAAAAGCGAAAGGCTTTTGCGGCTATGAAGGCCCAGCGCATCAAGAAGATGCTGACTGAGAAGAAG ACTCGGAAAACGACCCGGAAACTCATCTACAAGCGGGCTGAACAGTACCACAAGGAATACAGGCAGATGTACAGGCGTGAGATCCGTTTGTCCCGAATGGCCCGCAAAGTTGGCAACTACTATGTCCCCGCTGAACCCAAACTGGCTTTTGTCATCAGGATCAGAGG TATCAATGGCGTCAGCCCCAAGGTGCGCAAGGTGCTGCAGCTCCTCCGTCTGCGCCAGATCTTCAATGGGGTGTTTGTGAAGCTGAACAAGGCCTCCATCAACATGCTCAGGATTGCAGAGCCCTACATTGCATGGGG GTACCCCAATCTGAAGTCTGTGCGTGAGCTGATCTACAAGCGTGGCTATGGAAAGATCAGGAAGCAGCGCATTGCTCTCACTGATAATGACATGATTCAGAAAAGCCTGG GCAAATATGGCATCATCTGTGTGGAGGACTTGATCCATGAAATCTACACAGTTGGAAAGAACTTCAAGGGAGCAAACAACTTCCTGTGGCCCTTCAAACTGTCCTCTCCCAGAGGTGGGATGAACAAGAAGACCACGCACTTTGTGGAGGGAGGTGATGCTGGTAACCGGGAGGACCAGATCAACAGAATGATCAGGAGGATGAACTGA
- the LOC136767284 gene encoding retinol dehydrogenase 10-A encodes MNIFAEFFVVTFKVLWAFVLAGLKWLVRPKEKSVAGQVCVITGAGSGLGRLFAKEFARRRAVLVLWDINSQGNEETAEMVRQIYRELDNPLVKEGAVDGVEEVPPFQPQVYTYVCDVGKRESVYMTAEKVRREVGDVNVLINNAGVVSGHHLLECPDELIERTMMVNCHAHFWTTKAFLPKMLEMNHGHIVTVASSLGLFSTAGVEDYCASKFGAVGFHESLSHELQASEKDGIKMTLVCPYLLDTGMFQGCRIRKEIEPFLPPLKADYCIKQAMRAILTDQPMICTPRVMYMVNFMKSILPFEAIVCMYRFLGADKCMYPFIAQRKEAMNNNEAKNGI; translated from the exons ATGAATATCTTCGCGGAGTTTTTCGTGGTCACTTTTAAAGTGCTGTGGGCTTTCGTGCTTGCGGGGCTCAAGTGGCTGGTGCGCCCGAAGGAGAAGAGCGTGGCCGGGCAGGTGTGCGTGATCACCGGGGCGGGCAGCGGCCTCGGCCGGCTCTTCGCCAAGGAGTTCGCCCGGCGGCGGGCGGTGCTGGTGCTCTGGGACATCAACAGCCAGGGGAACGAGGAGACCGCGGAGATGGTGCGGCAGATCTACCGGGAACTGGACAACCCCCTGGTCAAAGAAG GAGCTGTTGATGGTGTTGAGGAGGTTCCTCCATTCCAGCCCCAGGTTTACACCTATGTGTGTGACGTGGGCAAGCGGGAGAGCGTGTACATGACTGCGGAGAAGGTGCGCAGGGAAGTGGGAGACGTCAATGTGCTGATCAACAACGCGGGTGTGGTGTCTGGCCACCACCTCCTCGAGTGTCCGGACGAGCTCATCGAGAGGACCATGATGGTGAACTGCCATGCGCACTTCTGG ACCACCAAGGCATTTCTTCCCAAGATGCTTGAGATGAACCATGGACACATTGTGACAGTCGCCAGCTCACTGGGATTATTCAGCACAGCTGGTGTGGAG GATTACTGCGCAAGCAAGTTTGGTGCTGTGGGCTTTCATGAATCACTCAGCCACGAGCTCCAAGCCTCTGAGAAAGATGGGATTAAAATGACTCTGGTGTGCCCGTATCTGCTGGACACGGGCATGTTTCAAGGCTGCAGAATCAG GAAAGAGATTGAGCCGTTCCTCCCTCCTCTGAAGGCTGACTACTGTATAAAACAGGCCATGAGGGCCATTCTCACTGACCAGCCCATGATTTGCACGCCTCGTGTCATGTATATGGTCAACTTCATGAAAAG CATTTTGCCATTTGAAGCGATTGTGTGCATGTACCGGTTTCTGGGAGCAGACAAATGCATGTACCCGTTCATCGCCCAGAGGAAGGAAGCCATGAACAACAATGAGGCGAAGAATGGGATCTAG